From the genome of Adlercreutzia equolifaciens DSM 19450:
GTATGCCGGGCTACAATGATTCCCTCGAGCAGCGTGCTTACGACTTCGACACCGCCAAGAAGGTGCTCGAAGAAAAGGGCGTGACCGAGCTCGAGATCACGACCGCCGAAACCACCACCGGCGTCAACGATTCTGCAGAGATGCTCAAAGCCCAGCTGGAGAAGGCGGGCATCACGGTGTCGGTGAAGGAGATCGATCCGACGACGCTGTTCTCCGACATGAACAACATCTACGGAGCGCAGATTTTCGCAACCTATCTCATCAATCGCCCGTATATCGCTTCGGCCGTCATGTACACCGGTGGCAGCTCGCCGTACAACTTCAGCCAGTGGAAGGATGACGAGTACGATTCCCTCTTGGCCCAAGCAACCTCGGCAGTGGATGAGGCCGACCGGGCGGAACTCCTCAACCAAGCACAGGAGCGTCTCTGGGCCGAGGGCGGCGATATCGTTTGGGGATACTGCGCCGATCTGAGCGGGCAGGTAGATGGCCTCGACGGCATAGACATCACGCTCTCGGTGCCTCTGTTCGCCAAGGCAACCCTCTCCGCTTAGCGAATCGGACGAAGGGCATGTCACCGAACGCCGACCGTACGGGAGGGCACCGCGCACTGCGGATACTCTCCCGTATTCTCCTCTTCGCGATCTCGCTGATCTTCACGTGTCTGCTCGTGTTCCTCGCCCTTGAGGCTCTGCCCGGCGATGCCGCCACGCAGCGTCTCGGATTACAGGCGACTCCCGAGCGTGTGGCCGAGCTCACGCAGCAATACGGCCTCGACAAGCCGGTACTCTATCGTTTCGTTCTCTGGTGCGCTCATGCGCTGCAGGGCGACTTCGGAACCGTTCTTGCGTCGGGATTACCCGTAGCCGACGCTATGGTCGGCCCTCTTGCGCGAACTGGAGTGATTTTTGCGATCTCGCTTGTTTTGGTGATTGTGGTCGGCACGGCTGGTGGCATTTTCGCGGGTCTTCATGGCGGCAAGGCGGCAGACAAGATTGTGAGTACGCTTGCGCTTGCTGTTGTGGGAACACCCGAGTTCGTTGTCGGATTCTTTCTCATCTTGGTGTTCGCGACGCAGCTCGGGTGGTTTCCCGCCGTATCGCTTCTTCCCGTTGGGAGTGGCTCGATGTTCGACAAGCCCATCATCATGGTGCTTCCCATCGTCGCCATATCCCTCATCGGGGCTTGCACCCTTGTGCGCCCGGTGCGCGCCGTGGTCGAGCGGGAGAACCAAACGCTTCATGTCGAATCGGCCCGACTTTCTGGTCTGCCGGAAAGAAGGGTGATCGTCAAAAACCTCTTGCCCGGAATCGTCGCCCCCGTTGCGCAGTCGGCGGCTTCGGTCGTACCTTATCTTATTGGCGGCACGGTCATCATTGAATCCCTTTTCAGCTTTCCCGGCTTGGGCACGCTTCTTGTCAACGCCGTGCTCAACCGCGAGCCCGATTTGCTCATGGCTTGCTCGGCGGTTGTCATAGCGGTGTCGCTTGCGGCTTTCTGGATTGCCGACGGGTTGGGAAGGAGGCGGTCCCGTGAGATCGAAGCGTAGCATTAGCGAGAAGCTGCTCTCTTGGCCCGATCTTGTGCTTCTCGTCTTCTTCATCGCTTTTCTCGCTCTTGCGCTCGCCGGATCGCTTTCCCCGGCAGACGGGACAAGCACCGTGGGGGCCGCGTTCATGCCTCCGAGCGCCGAGCATCCTTTGGGCACCGACGGGCTTGGCCGCGATGTTTTGGCGCGCCTCATGCACGGCGGCGCGCACCTTATCGCCGTTGCCGCTGTTTCCACCGCCGTCGCCGCTGCCGTGGGCGTGGCTCTCGGGTTCGCCGTGAGTGCGAAGGGCAGGTTCGCCGATGTGTTATCGTACCTGCTCGATCTGCTGCTGGTCATTCCTTCGATACTCGTAGTCATGGTTCTTGTGTTCGGGCTTGGTTCGGGAGTGGGGACGATGATCGTGGTGACCACGGCGGTGTCGGCACCCTACATAGCTCGGTACACGCGCTCGCTCGTCCGTCCCGTGGCCGCATCGCCTTATGTGACGGCGGCGCGCCTTTCCGGCGATTCGGCGGCGAAGACGGCTGTGCGCGAGGTGCTTCCGAACTTGGCGGTTCCCTTGGCAACCACGGTGGGCATGAGGTTCATCAACTCCGTCTATCTTGTTGCGACGGCCGCTTTTCTCGGGTTCGACCCCCTCGGAACGGGCTCCGACTGGGGAACCATGATACAGACGGGCGTCACGGGCATCAGCCTGAACCCGTGGGCCGCGCTTGCTCCCACTATCGCGATTGCCTGCATCACCATATCGGGCAATCTTCTGCTTGATCGAATAGGGAAAAGGAGCAACCTGTGACGAACGGATCGGACGCGATTGTCGAGATAGCGGGCCTTTCGATTGCAACTCTCGGGGGTAAACGCGTTATCGACGATCTGTCGATAGAGATTTTGGCCGGAGAAAACCGCGCTCTCGTCGGAGAATCGGGGTCGGGCAAAACCACGCTCGCCCTCGCGCTCATGGGACGCATCCGCAGCGGCCTCGTCCACGAGGCCGGAACGATCTTCGTCGACGGGGCGAACGTGCTTTCTCTCAAAGGCTCATCGCTGAGGCGCTACCGGGCGGAAACGGTATCGTGGCTGTCGCAGGATCCCGCTCTCTCGCTCACGCCCCACATGACGGTGCGCGCGCTGCTGTCAGAATCCGTCCCGATGGACGACGAGGACGCGCTCGGCTTGCTTGGCAGGGTGGGCCTCTCGGGTGTCAAAGGGCTGCTCGACCGGAGGCCGCGCTCGCTTTCCGGAGGGCAGC
Proteins encoded in this window:
- a CDS encoding ABC transporter permease, which codes for MSPNADRTGGHRALRILSRILLFAISLIFTCLLVFLALEALPGDAATQRLGLQATPERVAELTQQYGLDKPVLYRFVLWCAHALQGDFGTVLASGLPVADAMVGPLARTGVIFAISLVLVIVVGTAGGIFAGLHGGKAADKIVSTLALAVVGTPEFVVGFFLILVFATQLGWFPAVSLLPVGSGSMFDKPIIMVLPIVAISLIGACTLVRPVRAVVERENQTLHVESARLSGLPERRVIVKNLLPGIVAPVAQSAASVVPYLIGGTVIIESLFSFPGLGTLLVNAVLNREPDLLMACSAVVIAVSLAAFWIADGLGRRRSREIEA
- a CDS encoding ABC transporter permease — encoded protein: MRSKRSISEKLLSWPDLVLLVFFIAFLALALAGSLSPADGTSTVGAAFMPPSAEHPLGTDGLGRDVLARLMHGGAHLIAVAAVSTAVAAAVGVALGFAVSAKGRFADVLSYLLDLLLVIPSILVVMVLVFGLGSGVGTMIVVTTAVSAPYIARYTRSLVRPVAASPYVTAARLSGDSAAKTAVREVLPNLAVPLATTVGMRFINSVYLVATAAFLGFDPLGTGSDWGTMIQTGVTGISLNPWAALAPTIAIACITISGNLLLDRIGKRSNL